A single genomic interval of Chrysiogenia bacterium harbors:
- a CDS encoding tetratricopeptide repeat protein, which yields MKYLFALLSLMAALSLGTPARAEDAAAPLMADHPQPAMPGVEATELKEPADYPLGFSTNPDAEPHYRKALGLVDDYRGLTWAGVQTAREEFQKGLAFEPDNQLAQLMWARLILRLTNYELSVESAAKIEEEARAIVEGLDLSGEDGLLIRKERASVYLYELQDLERGEEDLVYLAEHGEPDAQVLLALGQTRFYQEKYFAAKQAFRKSLEIEPDNLEARNNLAWSEYQEGDYDEAEQHFDEVLSRDEHYMGSLLGLAKIYQARGDLGPAIEKYNALLEISPNFIYFLDLMILYFRHYNYVFIVLGLIAAGFFIKSLTHTMSRDKRRAAASIKIAREHGASEPGTGQGDA from the coding sequence ATGAAGTATCTGTTTGCACTGCTGAGCCTCATGGCCGCGCTCTCGCTGGGCACTCCCGCCCGGGCCGAGGACGCCGCTGCGCCGTTGATGGCCGATCATCCCCAGCCTGCCATGCCCGGCGTGGAAGCGACCGAGCTCAAGGAGCCCGCCGACTATCCGCTGGGATTCTCCACCAATCCCGATGCCGAACCCCACTACCGCAAGGCGCTCGGCCTGGTCGACGACTATCGCGGCCTGACCTGGGCCGGCGTCCAGACCGCGCGCGAGGAATTCCAGAAGGGTCTGGCCTTTGAACCCGACAACCAGCTCGCCCAGCTCATGTGGGCGCGCCTGATCCTCCGGCTCACCAACTATGAGCTCTCGGTCGAGTCGGCCGCCAAGATCGAGGAAGAAGCCCGTGCCATCGTCGAGGGGCTCGACCTCTCGGGAGAAGACGGCCTGCTCATCCGCAAGGAACGCGCCTCGGTCTATCTCTACGAACTGCAGGACCTGGAACGCGGCGAAGAGGATCTGGTCTACCTCGCCGAGCACGGTGAGCCCGACGCGCAGGTGCTGCTGGCGCTGGGACAGACGCGTTTCTATCAGGAGAAATACTTCGCGGCCAAGCAGGCCTTTCGCAAGTCGCTCGAAATCGAACCCGACAACCTGGAAGCCCGCAACAACCTGGCCTGGTCGGAGTATCAGGAGGGCGATTACGACGAGGCGGAACAGCACTTCGACGAAGTGCTCAGCCGCGACGAGCACTACATGGGCTCGCTGCTGGGACTGGCAAAGATCTACCAGGCGCGCGGAGACCTCGGTCCCGCGATCGAGAAATACAACGCGCTGCTCGAGATCTCCCCGAACTTCATCTACTTCCTGGACCTCATGATCCTCTACTTCCGCCACTACAACTACGTGTTCATCGTGCTGGGACTCATCGCGGCGGGGTTCTTCATCAAGTCGCTAACCCACACCATGAGCCGCGACAAGCGGCGCGCCGCTGCATCCATCAAGATCGCCAGAGAGCACGGCGCCAGCGAGCCGGGCACGGGGCAGGGGGACGCTTGA
- a CDS encoding DUF547 domain-containing protein, with amino-acid sequence MIRAALCALFFLALTLTGARAARAQFDPSSLNRILRQYQHDGDFDYGAIRDKEKDNIAAILRSFGRVEKERWEGHVESEQKAFWMNAHLVITLWAIVANYPVEGDSIRFFPGDSVQQIPDFWDAQYITPEGMQSLRSIERKLIEQFGDVRAVLVLFNGTRSGPPPPTEAWTGRNVEKRIERRMEQYFASDRGAVHDYQNATLELSEAVTDFWRADVLAAARSARDANQGNVPVALRPRTGPTGPWRRYGEEDALLLEFLSPYLPARTLSRLKVKPHRIETLRYDWRLNDGTPPPPAPEGIPLDPAAPFQDLEPGELPAAQSEHKIRIPEKPKDPQELTPLFGE; translated from the coding sequence TTGATCCGCGCCGCCCTCTGCGCGCTGTTTTTTCTGGCGCTGACGCTGACAGGCGCCCGCGCCGCACGTGCCCAGTTCGATCCCTCGAGCCTCAACCGGATCCTGCGGCAATACCAGCATGATGGCGACTTCGACTACGGCGCCATTCGCGACAAAGAAAAAGACAATATCGCAGCCATCCTGCGCAGCTTCGGTCGTGTTGAAAAGGAGCGCTGGGAAGGCCACGTCGAGTCCGAGCAGAAGGCCTTCTGGATGAACGCCCACCTGGTCATCACGCTCTGGGCCATCGTCGCCAACTACCCGGTCGAGGGGGATTCCATCCGGTTTTTCCCCGGCGATTCGGTCCAGCAGATCCCCGATTTCTGGGACGCCCAGTACATCACGCCCGAGGGAATGCAGAGCCTTCGGAGCATCGAGCGCAAGCTGATTGAGCAGTTCGGTGACGTGCGCGCGGTGCTGGTGCTCTTCAACGGCACGCGCTCGGGCCCGCCGCCGCCCACCGAGGCATGGACCGGCCGCAACGTCGAAAAGCGCATCGAACGGCGGATGGAGCAGTATTTCGCATCGGATCGCGGCGCGGTGCATGACTACCAGAACGCCACGCTGGAGCTCTCGGAGGCTGTCACCGACTTCTGGCGCGCCGACGTGCTGGCTGCCGCGCGCAGCGCGCGCGACGCCAACCAGGGCAACGTACCCGTTGCCCTTCGCCCCAGGACCGGCCCCACCGGGCCGTGGCGTCGCTACGGGGAAGAAGACGCCCTGTTGCTCGAATTTCTCTCGCCCTACCTGCCTGCCAGAACGCTCAGCCGCCTCAAGGTAAAGCCCCACCGCATCGAGACGCTTCGCTACGACTGGCGCCTCAACGACGGAACGCCGCCGCCGCCCGCGCCGGAGGGAATCCCCCTCGACCCGGCCGCGCCGTTTCAGGATCTCGAACCCGGAGAGCTTCCCGCCGCTCAGAGCGAGCACAAAATCCGCATTCCCGAGAAGCCAAAAGACCCGCAGGAACTCACGCCGCTATTTGGGGAGTAA
- a CDS encoding glutathione S-transferase N-terminal domain-containing protein, with amino-acid sequence MNSVKLYTTPYCPFCNMAKSLLKRSEIPFEDVNVSNPSERAKIREQSGWPTVPVIYIGDELVGGFDELQAAQRSGKLDELLGN; translated from the coding sequence ATGAACAGCGTCAAACTCTATACCACCCCCTACTGCCCCTTCTGCAACATGGCCAAGAGCCTGCTCAAGCGCTCCGAGATCCCCTTTGAGGACGTCAACGTGAGTAACCCGTCCGAGCGCGCGAAGATTCGCGAGCAAAGTGGCTGGCCCACTGTCCCGGTGATCTACATCGGCGACGAACTCGTTGGCGGGTTCGATGAACTGCAGGCTGCCCAGAGGTCGGGCAAGCTCGACGAGCTTCTGGGCAACTGA
- a CDS encoding alpha/beta hydrolase, which produces MNEPIEYSPVSRVMHGFFRYLDYAAHVAALNLYSPATTSKKAMSSRLIQNYPYIEDGSRSHLLDVWVPAPFQGKSPVVFYVHGGGFTFGSKDTHRIVGKILADHGYLTFMINYRLAPKNPYPASIEDACHALCWVWDHLEHFGGDPERFVIAGESAGGNLAAMLAVINSYKRPELFAQEVWARQIPLAACIPFCGWHDPGAPDRYKDHPVLRQLVPVFKTLTKAILGKNWRENVEKAPLFSPLPILANQPDRPLPPFLIPVGSNDPIVGDSRRLKKALDKIGVRADFKEHKGATHAHHILPIPYSLMRECWKDVFKFLGEPGIMGRELHAVA; this is translated from the coding sequence ATGAACGAACCCATCGAATATTCGCCAGTCTCGCGCGTGATGCACGGATTCTTCCGGTATCTCGACTACGCGGCCCACGTCGCAGCACTCAATCTTTACTCGCCTGCGACCACGTCCAAGAAGGCGATGAGCAGCCGGCTCATCCAGAACTATCCCTACATCGAGGACGGCAGTCGCAGTCACCTGCTCGACGTGTGGGTGCCGGCGCCCTTCCAGGGCAAGAGCCCGGTGGTCTTCTACGTCCACGGCGGCGGCTTTACGTTTGGATCCAAGGATACCCACCGCATTGTCGGCAAGATCCTGGCCGACCACGGTTATCTGACCTTCATGATCAACTACCGGCTCGCACCGAAGAACCCCTACCCGGCCAGCATCGAAGACGCCTGTCACGCGCTCTGCTGGGTGTGGGACCATCTCGAACACTTTGGCGGCGATCCCGAGCGCTTCGTGATCGCCGGTGAGTCCGCGGGCGGCAACCTGGCGGCGATGCTTGCGGTGATCAACTCCTACAAGCGTCCTGAGCTCTTCGCCCAGGAAGTCTGGGCCCGCCAGATTCCGCTGGCCGCCTGCATTCCCTTCTGCGGCTGGCACGATCCGGGCGCGCCCGATCGTTACAAGGACCATCCGGTGCTGCGCCAGCTCGTACCGGTCTTCAAGACCCTGACCAAGGCGATACTGGGCAAGAACTGGCGAGAGAACGTGGAGAAGGCCCCGCTTTTCTCTCCGCTCCCGATTCTGGCCAATCAGCCCGACCGTCCGCTTCCGCCATTCCTTATTCCAGTGGGCTCGAACGATCCCATCGTCGGCGACTCCCGGCGGCTCAAGAAAGCCCTCGACAAGATCGGCGTGCGCGCCGACTTCAAGGAGCACAAGGGCGCAACCCATGCCCACCACATCCTGCCCATTCCCTACAGCCTCATGCGCGAGTGCTGGAAGGATGTCTTCAAGTTCCTGGGAGAACCCGGCATCATGGGCCGGGAGCTGCACGCAGTCGCCTGA
- a CDS encoding L-2-amino-thiazoline-4-carboxylic acid hydrolase gives MAMLSESTINRYFEFRGAIEAVRLLRREIGVRALLPMLVKLEARHLRGEPFHDVGEPVDEKERLSRRQVGQVILLYQLLKEKVGEQRAFEIARKLVKAVAIEFLAHALPTLHRAEYVDLDQAARDAKAAEIVRPIVNAESDIAVVGLERVDFTVTKCWFHELTVRAGVPELAKMFCAGDEGYFETHQPEIRYTRTTTLAEGGPCCDFKFHWIEAEKKA, from the coding sequence ATGGCCATGCTCTCGGAATCGACCATCAACCGTTACTTTGAGTTTCGCGGCGCCATTGAGGCCGTGCGGCTGCTTCGCCGTGAGATCGGCGTGCGCGCACTGCTCCCCATGCTGGTAAAGCTGGAGGCCCGCCACCTGCGTGGTGAGCCGTTTCACGATGTGGGCGAGCCCGTTGACGAGAAAGAGCGCCTGAGCCGGCGCCAGGTGGGCCAGGTGATCCTGCTCTACCAGCTTCTCAAGGAAAAAGTCGGTGAGCAGCGCGCCTTCGAAATTGCCCGCAAGCTCGTCAAGGCGGTGGCCATCGAGTTTCTGGCCCATGCCCTGCCCACCCTGCACCGCGCGGAATACGTGGACCTGGACCAGGCCGCGCGCGACGCAAAGGCCGCCGAGATCGTCCGGCCCATCGTCAATGCCGAGTCCGACATTGCCGTCGTGGGGCTAGAGCGCGTGGACTTCACCGTGACCAAGTGCTGGTTCCACGAGCTGACCGTCCGCGCCGGCGTCCCCGAGCTGGCCAAGATGTTCTGTGCCGGCGATGAGGGGTATTTCGAGACCCACCAGCCCGAAATCCGCTACACGCGCACCACGACGCTCGCCGAGGGCGGGCCGTGCTGCGATTTCAAATTCCACTGGATTGAAGCCGAGAAAAAGGCCTAG
- a CDS encoding GGDEF domain-containing protein: MIQHDLDNMNDAATGERATLAKSASDPLDRRDLARLLYGYLAGTAAIAVFGSVLLAAEVYPRPEHTTMEKLLLWTVMLSIPLHIPALLVIHRLDKAGLQRFATWILFTSSFLLTALIHLSGTYTAIVGILIFTEIGMATLILAPRTAGLLVLLQFLQFAAIVVLEKLGVIPRQTILLELFNFNAGNMQMVAVLALFGGVLGTIFSWSTYVRKRFEEIHLELAALAVTDKLTGLPNRRSFDEALYREVARARRLGSPISMLMCDADHFKVVNDTYGHGKGDEVLRRIADVLLGSVRVGVDQPARIGGEEFAIILSDSSLSTATEVAERIVETMRQLRFEAKGEHFRVTLSIGVTSLQGTAADGDLLIEATDVLLYRAKNGGRNQVVAMSVEDLQGEGPAFAV; this comes from the coding sequence ATGATTCAGCATGATCTGGACAACATGAACGACGCAGCGACAGGTGAGCGCGCCACACTTGCCAAATCGGCCAGTGACCCGCTCGATCGCCGCGACCTGGCCCGGCTTCTCTACGGCTACCTGGCCGGCACGGCCGCCATCGCCGTCTTCGGCAGTGTCCTGCTGGCAGCCGAGGTCTATCCCCGTCCCGAACACACCACAATGGAGAAACTGCTTCTGTGGACGGTGATGCTCTCCATCCCGCTCCACATCCCGGCTCTTCTGGTCATTCACAGGCTCGACAAGGCAGGCCTGCAGCGTTTTGCCACATGGATCCTGTTTACGAGCAGCTTCCTGCTCACCGCGCTGATCCATCTTTCGGGTACCTACACCGCGATCGTCGGCATCCTGATCTTTACGGAGATCGGCATGGCCACACTCATTCTCGCTCCGCGGACGGCGGGCCTGCTGGTATTGCTGCAGTTCCTGCAGTTCGCCGCCATTGTTGTGCTTGAAAAACTCGGCGTCATCCCGCGCCAGACCATTCTGCTTGAGCTCTTCAATTTCAATGCGGGCAACATGCAGATGGTTGCCGTGCTGGCGCTTTTTGGCGGCGTTCTCGGCACGATCTTCTCCTGGTCGACCTACGTGCGAAAACGCTTCGAGGAAATTCACCTGGAGCTCGCAGCGCTGGCCGTCACCGACAAGCTCACGGGCCTTCCCAACCGGCGCAGCTTTGACGAAGCCCTCTACCGCGAAGTGGCGCGCGCCCGCCGCCTTGGCAGTCCGATCTCCATGCTCATGTGCGATGCCGATCACTTCAAGGTGGTCAACGACACCTATGGTCATGGCAAGGGTGACGAAGTGCTGCGCCGCATCGCCGATGTGCTGCTGGGAAGCGTGCGCGTGGGCGTCGATCAGCCGGCACGCATCGGCGGCGAGGAATTCGCCATCATTTTGAGTGACTCCAGCCTCAGCACGGCGACCGAAGTGGCCGAGCGCATTGTAGAGACCATGCGCCAGCTACGCTTCGAGGCAAAGGGCGAGCACTTTCGCGTTACGCTGAGCATCGGCGTTACCAGCCTGCAGGGAACAGCCGCCGATGGCGATCTGCTCATCGAGGCGACCGACGTGTTGCTCTATCGCGCAAAAAACGGCGGTCGCAATCAGGTCGTCGCCATGAGCGTCGAGGACCTCCAGGGCGAGGGGCCGGCCTTCGCCGTCTAG
- a CDS encoding alpha/beta hydrolase, with amino-acid sequence MIITSPIEGVHPESVGEHRFVDAIGMRFHYVEKGEGEPVLFLHGFPENWFSWHRQMDALAKYYRVIALDLRGYGQSQVTKDGYDANTFASDLYGILDALGIKQVSLVGHDWGALLMWRFVFAHPERCRRVASLNTPHLLAFEHIINMSDAKIARRLWQKPQFAYVPFMRARGLAEAVLNARPRDFLINCFRLVASGRRLPLSSGELHYYHMLYSRPNSWHGPLAYYRSAPLSGRQSAGDKNRKLQMPVLFLMGQDDPLLPPKLVDPMRPMLGDLTVHQIGKAGHWPHLEQPDEVSRALSGFFR; translated from the coding sequence ATGATCATCACCTCCCCCATTGAAGGCGTGCACCCCGAAAGTGTCGGCGAGCACCGATTCGTCGATGCCATCGGCATGCGCTTTCACTACGTGGAAAAGGGAGAGGGAGAGCCGGTTCTTTTTCTGCACGGTTTTCCCGAGAACTGGTTTTCCTGGCACCGCCAGATGGACGCGCTGGCAAAATACTACCGCGTGATCGCCCTCGATCTGCGCGGATACGGCCAGTCGCAGGTCACCAAAGACGGCTACGACGCCAACACCTTCGCCTCGGATCTGTATGGGATTCTCGACGCCCTGGGGATCAAGCAGGTGAGCCTTGTGGGGCATGACTGGGGCGCGCTGCTCATGTGGCGCTTCGTCTTCGCCCATCCCGAGCGCTGCCGCCGGGTGGCCTCGCTCAACACGCCGCACCTTCTGGCCTTCGAGCACATCATCAACATGAGCGATGCGAAGATCGCGCGTCGCCTGTGGCAGAAACCCCAGTTCGCCTACGTGCCCTTCATGCGCGCCCGCGGTTTGGCGGAGGCCGTGCTGAACGCGCGTCCGCGCGACTTCCTGATCAATTGCTTCCGGCTGGTTGCCAGCGGTCGCAGACTTCCGCTCTCGAGCGGCGAGCTGCACTACTACCACATGCTCTATTCGCGCCCGAACAGTTGGCACGGGCCGCTGGCCTACTATCGCAGCGCGCCGCTGAGCGGCCGCCAGAGTGCCGGCGACAAGAATCGCAAGCTCCAGATGCCGGTGCTCTTCCTCATGGGCCAGGACGATCCCCTGCTCCCTCCGAAGCTCGTGGATCCGATGCGCCCCATGCTCGGCGATCTCACCGTGCATCAGATCGGCAAGGCCGGCCACTGGCCGCATCTTGAGCAGCCGGACGAAGTCAGCCGCGCTCTCTCGGGATTCTTCAGATAA
- the arsC gene encoding arsenate reductase (glutaredoxin) (This arsenate reductase requires both glutathione and glutaredoxin to convert arsenate to arsenite, after which the efflux transporter formed by ArsA and ArsB can extrude the arsenite from the cell, providing resistance.), translating to MAKITIYHNPRCSKSRQTLALLEDAGASIEVVEYLQTPPSASELAEIVKMLGVAPMEIVRKKEAEFKELGLDQKVPADAKLLELLSKNPRLIERPIVVKGKKAVIGRPPENVNALL from the coding sequence ATGGCAAAGATCACCATCTATCACAACCCGCGCTGTTCAAAGTCGCGCCAGACGCTGGCGCTGCTCGAAGACGCCGGCGCCTCCATCGAAGTGGTCGAGTATCTGCAGACCCCGCCCTCTGCCAGTGAACTGGCCGAGATCGTGAAAATGCTGGGCGTCGCTCCCATGGAGATCGTCCGCAAGAAGGAAGCCGAGTTCAAGGAACTGGGGCTGGACCAAAAAGTCCCGGCTGATGCCAAGCTGCTGGAACTGCTCTCGAAGAATCCCAGGCTCATCGAGCGCCCCATCGTGGTCAAGGGCAAGAAGGCCGTGATCGGTCGCCCGCCCGAGAACGTCAACGCGCTGCTGTAG
- a CDS encoding TetR/AcrR family transcriptional regulator: protein MSERAQEKSREELDEREFPQANVSNPSVVKILFAAGQCFAEHGYEKTTTKEIAQRAGVSKSLLHYHFESKEHLLYELQDLLFNLTKERIRNYSLKGEPSIERAIATLDMVWRLICKNDNFIFFGLDLWNLAGKYPALQEHHRKFMRSIVAFVEEAARDALGPVADQLAIPVSRLAQLLVATIPGFAMRLQVDAEGAQQAFDDFKDLLTKLITVPSA, encoded by the coding sequence ATGTCGGAGCGCGCACAAGAGAAGTCCCGGGAGGAGCTCGACGAGCGAGAGTTTCCCCAGGCCAACGTAAGTAACCCCAGTGTGGTGAAGATTCTCTTCGCCGCCGGGCAGTGCTTTGCCGAGCACGGCTACGAAAAGACCACCACCAAGGAAATCGCGCAGCGCGCCGGCGTCTCCAAGAGCCTGCTGCACTACCACTTCGAGAGCAAGGAACACCTGCTCTATGAGCTGCAGGACCTGCTCTTCAACCTGACCAAGGAACGCATCCGCAACTACTCGCTCAAGGGCGAGCCCTCGATCGAGCGTGCCATTGCGACGCTCGACATGGTGTGGCGGCTCATCTGCAAGAACGACAACTTCATCTTCTTCGGACTCGACCTGTGGAACCTGGCGGGCAAATACCCTGCCCTGCAGGAGCATCACCGCAAGTTCATGCGTTCGATCGTGGCTTTTGTGGAAGAAGCCGCGCGCGATGCGCTCGGCCCGGTGGCCGACCAGCTCGCCATTCCGGTCTCGCGTCTGGCGCAGCTCTTGGTTGCGACGATTCCGGGATTTGCAATGCGTCTGCAGGTTGATGCCGAGGGCGCGCAGCAGGCCTTCGATGATTTCAAGGATCTGCTTACCAAACTGATCACCGTTCCCTCGGCCTGA
- a CDS encoding glutathione S-transferase family protein, which translates to MLKLYHAPKTRSVRVMWLLEELGLDYAVHKLAFSPEALKSEEYLKINPMGRVPAIEDDGICMFESGAIVQYILEKYGEGRLEPKVGTPERAKFLQWMHFAEGQAMSPFSDIFQHSMILPADERVPEIAKKGREKSADVLDVLEKALEGKTWLCGEEFTAADIMVGYVVFSAKMLGLINDKLPNLKAYWDRIKDRPAFQKAAA; encoded by the coding sequence ATGCTCAAGCTCTATCATGCCCCCAAGACCCGCTCGGTGCGGGTGATGTGGCTGCTCGAAGAACTCGGCCTCGACTACGCCGTGCACAAGCTGGCCTTCTCGCCCGAGGCGCTCAAGAGCGAGGAATACCTCAAGATCAATCCAATGGGCCGCGTCCCGGCGATCGAGGACGACGGCATCTGCATGTTCGAGTCCGGCGCCATTGTTCAATACATCCTGGAGAAATACGGGGAGGGACGGCTCGAACCCAAAGTCGGCACGCCCGAGCGCGCGAAGTTCCTGCAGTGGATGCACTTCGCCGAGGGCCAAGCCATGAGCCCGTTCTCCGACATCTTCCAACACTCCATGATCCTTCCCGCCGATGAGCGTGTGCCCGAGATCGCCAAAAAGGGGCGAGAGAAATCCGCCGACGTGCTGGACGTGCTGGAGAAAGCGCTCGAAGGAAAGACCTGGCTGTGCGGCGAGGAGTTCACCGCAGCCGACATCATGGTGGGCTACGTGGTCTTCTCGGCCAAGATGCTCGGCCTCATCAACGACAAACTGCCGAACCTCAAGGCCTACTGGGACCGCATCAAGGACCGCCCGGCCTTTCAGAAAGCGGCGGCCTGA